From one Trifolium pratense cultivar HEN17-A07 linkage group LG1, ARS_RC_1.1, whole genome shotgun sequence genomic stretch:
- the LOC123905084 gene encoding argininosuccinate synthase, chloroplastic-like isoform X1 translates to MQAIVDIAEEVGADAVSYSCTGKRNYQVRFELSFFALNPKLNVVAPWREWDITGREDAIEYANNKHNVLVPVTKKSIYSKNQNLCHITRELECSTCSSQTKTYCDEKTTRVRVRWKGTAVVSLNHQLLLAVVGVLLCLLLI, encoded by the exons ATGCAG GCTATCGTGGATATCGCCGAAGAAGTTGGAGCTGACGCTGTCTCCTACAGTTGTACAGGGAAAAGAAATTATCAG GTTCGGTTTGAGCTATCTTTTTTCGCTTTGAATCCCAAGTTAAATGTTGTGGCTCCATGGAGGGAGTGGGATATTACAGGGAGAGAAGATGCTATTGAGTATGCTAATAATAAGCATAATGTACTTGTTCCTGTTACCAAAAAATCCATATATAGTAAGAACCAGAATCTTTGTCACATAACCCGTGAG CTTGAATGCTCAACTTGTTCGTCGCAGACTAAGACATATTGCGATGAG AAGACGACTCGGGTTCGTGTACGCTGGAAAGGGACTGCGGTGGTGTCTTTAAATCACCAGTTGTTGCTTGCTGTTGTAGGAGTACTGCTATGCCTTTTATTGATTTAG
- the LOC123905084 gene encoding argininosuccinate synthase, chloroplastic-like isoform X2, translating into MQAIVDIAEEVGADAVSYSCTGKRNYQVRFELSFFALNPKLNVVAPWREWDITGREDAIEYANNKHNVLVPVTKKSIYSKNQNLCHITREGMYMLTADLEDAPNQPDLNAQLVRRRLRHIAMRRRLGFVYAGKGLRWCL; encoded by the exons ATGCAG GCTATCGTGGATATCGCCGAAGAAGTTGGAGCTGACGCTGTCTCCTACAGTTGTACAGGGAAAAGAAATTATCAG GTTCGGTTTGAGCTATCTTTTTTCGCTTTGAATCCCAAGTTAAATGTTGTGGCTCCATGGAGGGAGTGGGATATTACAGGGAGAGAAGATGCTATTGAGTATGCTAATAATAAGCATAATGTACTTGTTCCTGTTACCAAAAAATCCATATATAGTAAGAACCAGAATCTTTGTCACATAACCCGTGAG GGTATGTACATGTTGACTGCAGACCTTGAGGATGCTCCAAATCAACCAGA CTTGAATGCTCAACTTGTTCGTCGCAGACTAAGACATATTGCGATGAG AAGACGACTCGGGTTCGTGTACGCTGGAAAGGGACTGCGGTGGTGTCTTTAA
- the LOC123905084 gene encoding argininosuccinate synthase, chloroplastic-like isoform X3 encodes MQAIVDIAEEVGADAVSYSCTGKRNYQVRFELSFFALNPKLNVVAPWREWDITGREDAIEYANNKHNVLVPVTKKSIYSKNQNLCHITRETLRMLQINQSKHVINKKSAFTCHVLLLLLIEITKFN; translated from the exons ATGCAG GCTATCGTGGATATCGCCGAAGAAGTTGGAGCTGACGCTGTCTCCTACAGTTGTACAGGGAAAAGAAATTATCAG GTTCGGTTTGAGCTATCTTTTTTCGCTTTGAATCCCAAGTTAAATGTTGTGGCTCCATGGAGGGAGTGGGATATTACAGGGAGAGAAGATGCTATTGAGTATGCTAATAATAAGCATAATGTACTTGTTCCTGTTACCAAAAAATCCATATATAGTAAGAACCAGAATCTTTGTCACATAACCCGTGAG ACCTTGAGGATGCTCCAAATCAACCAGAGTAAGCATGTTATTAACAAAAAATCCGCATTTACTTGTCATgtacttttgttgttgttaattgaAATAACCAAGTTCAATTAG